ATCGTTTATCGTTAATGGTTGAAGCGATGAGCAATTAACCATCAACCATCAACGAACTAACGAAATTTATCCTCAGCCTCTAATCTTTTAGCAAGAATATATTCCCAACGCTCACCATTCGCGAGGAGTTTATCTTTGTTATATAAAAGTTCTTCGTGAGTTTCGGTTGCAAACTCCAGATTTGGTCCTTCAACTATTGCATCAACTGGGCAGGCTTCCTCGCACATACCGCAATAGATACATTTTGTCATATCAATATCATAACGAGTTGTTCTGCGAGAGCCATCTTCCCTTTCTTCTGCTTCAATCGTGATGGCTTGCGCTGGGCAAACTGCCTCACATAATTTGCACGCGATGCATCTTTCTTCACCATTTGCGTAACGCCTTAAAGCGTGCTCACCACGGAAACGCGTTGATACTGGGCCTTTTTCATAAGGGTAATTGATGGTAACTTTCGGCTTGAACATATAGGAAAATGTTTTCCACATTCCAAGCAGAATTTCACCAAGCAAAAATCTATTTAACGCTTTGAACATTTATATTTCTACCATTTATAAAAAACTAAATAACCAGAAACTAAAACCACCCAAATTAGGGAAACTGGCAAGAATATTTTCCAGCCAAGCCTCATTAATTGGTCATATCTATATCTTGGCAGTGCTGCACGCACCCATATAAAACAGAATAGCAAAAAGCAAACTTTTAATGCAAACCACACAAAACCAGGGATAAAACTTAAGGCAGGAACATCAATAACCGGCAACCAACCACCTAAGAATAAAATTGTTGTCATACCG
This window of the Rickettsiales bacterium genome carries:
- the nuoI gene encoding NADH-quinone oxidoreductase subunit NuoI is translated as MFKALNRFLLGEILLGMWKTFSYMFKPKVTINYPYEKGPVSTRFRGEHALRRYANGEERCIACKLCEAVCPAQAITIEAEEREDGSRRTTRYDIDMTKCIYCGMCEEACPVDAIVEGPNLEFATETHEELLYNKDKLLANGERWEYILAKRLEAEDKFR
- a CDS encoding NADH-quinone oxidoreductase subunit H, with the protein product GMTTILFLGGWLPVIDVPALSFIPGFVWFALKVCFLLFCFIWVRAALPRYRYDQLMRLGWKIFLPVSLIWVVLVSGYLVFYKW